The Desulfovibrio legallii genome includes the window TATGGTGTTGACCACCTTTTCAAGTGGACTGGAAAATTCCGTGATGCCGCCGCTGGCCAGAGTCGCTTCCGGGCAGAGTCCAAAGAAGAGGGCCAGCAGTATGAAAAAAGCCTTGTTACGCATCGTTTCCCTCCGTTCAGGCGGCGGAATAGAGGCGCCTTGTTTCATAGCGCCCTTCTTTCGCGTTGAATTTGTTGACGGAAATTATAGAGGCCAGACGGCGCGTGTTCTGCCGCGTCTTTTCCATGTAGATGATCATATCTATGGCCCGCCCGATTAGCTTCTGCTTGGGGCCGACGCCGGCTTCTTCAACCAGTTCTTCCAGACGTTCCAATGCTTCTTCCGCGCTGTCCGCGTGGAAGGTGCCGACGCCGCCCGGATGGCCCGTGTTCCACAGTTTCAGCAGCTCAAGAGCGGCCGCGTCCCGAACCTCGCCCACCAGAATCCGGCGCGGCGCATAGCGCATGCAGACCTTAGTGAGCTGGCGCATGCCGATGCCCGCAAGCTCGGAAGTGAGGAAAAATACGGAATTGGGCGCATGTGACTGCAGCTCTGCCGTGTCTTCAAGAATCAGCAGGCGATCGTGCGTGCAAAGTTCATCCAGTTCATGAATAATGGCGTTCACGAACGTCGTTTTGCCGCTGGAGGTGCCGCCCACAACGACGATGTTTTTGCGGTCCAGAATGGCGTGACGTATGATGGGCACGACTTCCGGCGCGATGATGCCCTGCTCCAGGTATTCCCGCATGGTTATGACCCGCGAGGCCTTTTTGCGCAGCGAAAACGACGCGCCGGGCCCCACCAACGGCGGGAACGTGCCCTCAAACCGTGAGCCGTCCAGGGGAAAGCTCCCTTCAACGACTGGATGCAGGGCGTCCACCGTCTGACCCAGGGCGCTGGCCACAAGCGACAATATCAGACGGCCCTGGGCCAGGGGCAGATCGCCGATGCATTCCTGCTCCTGACCATATTTTTCAATCCAGAGCCTGCCGTCGGGGTTAAGCATGATTTCAATGACGGACGCATCCCGCAGCGGTCCCATGATGAGGTCGCCGCAGTTGTATTCCAGGCTTTCCAGCAGGCGCTCATCCATGCTGCACCGCCTTCAGGACGAAGACCGCCACATTGATCAGAGCTGAAAGCGCCATGACGGCCGTACAAAGGTACAGGGACGTTTTGAAGCCGGTAAGGCTGGAGACAAACCCGGATGAGGCCTGCTGCAGGCCTTCAAGAGTCACGCCTGACAAAGTCTTCGACACGTCGGCCATGCTTTCTTCCACGCCTTTGACGTAAGCCGCGGTCTGCTCGCTCATGAACGCCGCCAGGGCCTTTTCGTGCTTTTTCTGGAGTTGTGTCTGAGCTTCCAGAAAGGCATTCTGGATCGTGACCATCATCAAGAGGGGATCATCCTTTGGCACAGCCATCTCGTGCTTTTTGGCCAGCAGCGCGCGCACGTCCTCCACGGAAAGACCAAAGCCATCCGGCAGTGCTTGCTGGCTGACAGCGGGTTCCGTGACAGAAACATCCGGCTGAACCTGAGCGATGTCCTGTTCATTGATTTCAGGAAAGTCATCACCCATTGATCTCGTCCTCAAGCAAAGCTCTCAGTTTATCGTGGAAGTCCTGATTTGCACATATGCGGCCAGCAACAGTCATAAGAATGGTTCCGAGATAATGCACAGAATGATTCTTCTCCCCCTCTTCAATATTCAATTCAGGGGAATATTTTACGGATATATCTATTTCTCTGGAGTTTTCGTGACCTGAAATGACAACGACACTTCGGAATTTTTTCCCATCATCACTTTTCATAACGCTGCTCCTAGCAAATGCCCGCCTGCTCAACGCAGGAAAGGATTTGGTTCCAGTAGCGCCGCAGGCGCGCCTTCACGGCTATGGAGGTGGAACTGGCGTTGATGCCGGCCTCAAAGCTCTGGCGCTTAGCAAAAAGCTCCTCAAGATCCTTGCCGATCAGCGCTTTATTGCCCTGGGGCAGCACCACAAGAGCGTGAAACTGCCGGGAATGGTTCTCGTAAATTTTGAACTCCTCAAAGCCTTTGCCGTCCACGGCAATGTCCCCGAAATACGGATTGAGCCAGACGACGATCGGTGAGTCCGGAAAGCCGACGCACATCCGCGACAGGCCGTGGAGCGTGTCGCCCAGAGCCTGGCCGCCCGTGACGATGGAATGGAAAAAAACCGTGTGCCCGGCTTCCTCCAGCAGCGCCAGGACGTCGTTTTCCTGCAGATACGCGCCCAGGGCGATGAAAGACGAAGCTCCGTTATCCACGATGACATGCGCTTCTTCCGGAGCCGTCACCAAGGCTTCAAGCAACACGTCAAATTTGCGCGGTTCAATGTTGCCGTCCTTCATCACGTCCAGCGAAGTCACGCTGAACTCTTTGAACGACGCCA containing:
- a CDS encoding nucleotide-binding protein, translating into MATIHFILQGKGGVGKSMIAVMLYQALRHFGKDVLAYDTDPVNATLASFKEFSVTSLDVMKDGNIEPRKFDVLLEALVTAPEEAHVIVDNGASSFIALGAYLQENDVLALLEEAGHTVFFHSIVTGGQALGDTLHGLSRMCVGFPDSPIVVWLNPYFGDIAVDGKGFEEFKIYENHSRQFHALVVLPQGNKALIGKDLEELFAKRQSFEAGINASSTSIAVKARLRRYWNQILSCVEQAGIC
- the trbB gene encoding P-type conjugative transfer ATPase TrbB — translated: MDERLLESLEYNCGDLIMGPLRDASVIEIMLNPDGRLWIEKYGQEQECIGDLPLAQGRLILSLVASALGQTVDALHPVVEGSFPLDGSRFEGTFPPLVGPGASFSLRKKASRVITMREYLEQGIIAPEVVPIIRHAILDRKNIVVVGGTSSGKTTFVNAIIHELDELCTHDRLLILEDTAELQSHAPNSVFFLTSELAGIGMRQLTKVCMRYAPRRILVGEVRDAAALELLKLWNTGHPGGVGTFHADSAEEALERLEELVEEAGVGPKQKLIGRAIDMIIYMEKTRQNTRRLASIISVNKFNAKEGRYETRRLYSAA